A portion of the Daphnia magna isolate NIES linkage group LG4, ASM2063170v1.1, whole genome shotgun sequence genome contains these proteins:
- the LOC116921570 gene encoding centromere-associated protein E-like has product MSTTTQLVLNLPFDFKPDNILETATPDQCAIVLITGCQALHALLNKTNELTNEQAYEKAKTEEAEKWSREKCRLEEDAKREKEKLKNTNADQVKQLEDKVSLLQNEIGSLRSSIEGKDILLNNAKKQLNELSASEIKKIEDARTETRSKMSEELNKLENALKTANDKLEKAKDDRLEAEVKYNEDKETKVAQVRKELEDKNKELHSLLLSLTGRQAGSATKGKDNEDAFAALLDKAFGPTKPYKRRDKIGNKSGDHIVEWEGMKIMIENKNYAKRVPSTEVEKAIKDFELQSDCNVLMFVSEDSTITGHERPGDLDITHTVDGRTAIWMGNFSSNEDKVTYLQMIAQFIRELGVLQTNVKQLEGDEAIENYKIRVDDLLRYFNDTKDDLDKLLKLQKQCELEQKKTWEKLKIEIISVIARFQSRQADAIGMKNNNNTTSGANADATVANDAPTNAKRKRVSKKQENTMTTYLNKQEKPTVSLEQVQSTDGASGNSSETTTSFVCID; this is encoded by the coding sequence ATGTCAACCACCACACAACTCGTTCTTAATTTACCATTCGACTTTAAACCGGATAATATTCTTGAAACAGCTACACCTGATCAGTGCGCTATCGTACTCATCACCGGTTGTCAGGCTCTTCACGCTCTTTTGAATAAGACAAATGAGCTTACCAATGAGCAAGCTTACGAAAAGGCCAAAACGGAAGAGGCTGAGAAATGGTCCCGAGAAAAATGTCGACTGGAAGAAGACGCAAAGcgggagaaggaaaaactgaAGAACACGAACGCAGATCAAGTGAAGCAATTGGAAGATAAGGTGAGTCTCCTTCAAAACGAGATTGGCAGTCTGCGAAGTTCCATTGAAGGCAAAGACATCCTTCTAAACAATGCTAAAAAGCAGCTCAATGAACTAAGCGCatcagaaattaaaaaaattgaagacgCTAGAACCGAAACACGCTCTAAGATGTCTGAGGAGCTAAATAAACTCGAGAATGCTCTAAAAACAGCGAATGATAAACTTGAAAAGGCCAAAGATGATCGTCTTGAGGCTGAGGTGAAATACAATGAAGATAAAGAGACAAAAGTTGCACAGGTGCGTAAAGAACTAGAAGACAAGAACAAGGAATTGCATTCGCTATTGCTCTCGTTAACTGGACGACAAGCCGGTTCAGCCACGAAAGGAAAAGACAATGAAGATGCCTTTGCTGCATTGCTCGACAAAGCTTTCGGCCCGACCAAACCCTACAAGAGACGGGACAAGATTGGTAACAAGTCTGGTGATCACATCGTAGAATGGGAAGGAATGAAAATAATGATTGAAAATAAGAATTATGCAAAACGTGTACCCTCAACTGAAGTGgaaaaagcaattaaggaTTTCGAGTTACAATCGGACTGCAATGTACTAATGTTTGTCAGCGAGGATAGTACTATTACTGGACATGAACGACCTGGTGACTTGGACATCACCCACACCGTGGACGGGCGGACGGCTATTTGGATGGGCAACTTCAGTTCCAACGAAGATAAGGTCACCTATCTTCAAATGATTGCACAGTTTATCAGAGAACTGGGTGTGCTACAAACGAACGTAAAGCAACTAGAAGGTGACGAAGCCATTGAAAACTACAAAATCAGGGTCGACGATCTTTTGCGCTACTTCAACGACACCAAAGATGATTTAGATAAATTACTCAAATTACAAAAACAATGCGAACTCGAGCAAAAAAAGACGTGGGAAAAGctaaaaattgaaatcatttCGGTAATTGCGCGTTTCCAAAGTCGCCAGGCAGATGCAATTGGGatgaaaaacaataacaatacCACAAGTGGTGCCAACGCAGACGCAACTGTAGCCAACGATGCACCAACAAATGCAAAGAGGAAGCGAGTGAGCAAAAAACAAGAGAATACGATGACGACGTATTtgaacaaacaagaaaagccTACAGTTTCACTGGAACAAGTCCAGTCAACAGACGGTGCAAGTGGCAATTCCAGCGAAACAACGACAAGTTTTGTATGCATCGATTAA
- the LOC116921590 gene encoding uncharacterized protein LOC116921590, which yields MGRPTNPLNATLNVFEFSIMMQTISATQEFYRTCIVAVGMFLNCIVILVVTSSQQLRYPRHVFWAAISFFECLFLVQCALELAVIVNHDHLACQVFVLLCTVDYSVLLLCILLAAFDRYLSIVRYEWYKKNVTVRNVIVLITMTSALTLLIVTIPFWTGYQSIYTCTENLIHLHCVLAWDLFLGIVCVVLHFKIFVETKTVIRQYLPCYRHTPITVRFVNSPVRPSIASSGPRRETSPIGERVLFAFPEIPSSVNCPDGNASHLHSALSIDHLGAGCFPWTHSNSKISRLEVQAALNMSVNVLPFWLCTFPVSSYAIGLYWCIRLEGDCSPILLTWPYMWNFFLLHSIYNPVMYMLSSSEFQRAILHIIRKLINKCQLQPPAN from the exons ATGGGTAGGCCGACAAACCCGTTAAACGCTACTTTAAATGTATTTGAATTCTCCATCATGATGCAAACGATCAGCGCCACCCAGGAATTCTACAGGACTTGTATAGTCGCTGTTggcatgtttttgaattgcaTCGTCATCTTAGTGGTGACGAGTTCGCAACAATTGCGCTATCCACGTCACGTTTTCTGGGCTGCCATTTCATTCTTCGAGTGCCTCTTTTTGGTCCAGTGCGCTCTCGAATTAGCCGTCATCGTCAATCACGATCATCTAGCCTGTCAAGTGTTTGTTCTCTTGTGCACCGTCGACTACTCCGTGCTGTTGCTCTGCATTTTACTGGCCGCTTTCGATCGCTACTTGTCCATCGTCCGCTACGAATGGTACAAGAAAAATGTCACCGTTCGCAATGTTATCGTGTTAATTACGATGACATCGGCGTTGACGTTGCTGATTGTAACCATTCCATTTTGGACGGGTTATCAATCCATTTATACTTGCACGGAAAATTTGATTCACTTGCATTGCGTTCTTGCCTGGGACTTGTTTTTGGGCATTGTCTGTGTCGTTCTCCATTTCAAGATTTTCGTTGAAACTAAGACGGTTATCCGGCAATATTTGCCCTGCTATCGGCACACACCCATCACGGTCAGGTTCGTGAATTCACCTGTCCGACCATCTATCGCCAGTTCtg GGCCGAGGAGGGAAACATCACCAATAGGCGAACGAGTTTTATTCGCCTTTCCCGAAATCCCTTCTTCCGTTAATTGCCCTGATGGAAACGCGTCTCATTTGCATTCGGCATTGTCCATCGATCATTTGGGCGCTGGATGTTTTCCCTGGACGCACAGCAATTCGAAAATCAGTCGACTTGAAGTTCAAGCTGCTCTCAACATGTCCGTCAATGTCCTCCCGTTCTGGTTGTGTACGTTTCCCGTTTCTAGTTACGCCATCGGTCTCTATTGGTGCATCCGCCTGGAGGGAGATTGCAGCCCCATTTTGCTGACTTGGCCTTACATGTGGAATTTTTTCTTGCTGCACAGCATCTACAATCCGGTCATGTACATGTTAAGCAGTTCCGAATTTCAAAGAGCGATTCTCCATATCATAAGGAAATTGATTAACAAATGTCAATTACAACCTCCAGCAAATTGA
- the LOC116921591 gene encoding sulfotransferase family cytosolic 1B member 1 gives MSSGKEQVIGSAGNVQFELMEKSLTNSFQEHFTSYPEGLVRGQPGGFVCSQEYARHADELLNFQPRGDDVWIVTFPKCGTTWTQELVWMVMNGCDKEAGKQPLNIRSPFLEFPYLASTKMQNNSSQMTKMISVEMVEKMPSPRVIKTHLPLYLLHPNLLDTSKVVYVVRNPKDVIVSFFYHHKLIKIHQYNGTMDEFAQYFMDDELFYSPFFPHALEAWARRSHPNMLFLFYEDMKRNLRGEIERVANFLGKTLTEQQMTALVEHLGFENFAKNESVNFEVGKDLGFMNTEGRFIRKGETGDWKNHFSAELNDRVDKWIEKNLEGTDLKFVTEFK, from the exons ATGTCGTCAGGAAAGGAGCAAGTGATCGGCTCGGCAGGAAACGTCCAGTTCGAACTGATGGAAAAGAGTTTAACTAATTCATTTCAAGAACATTTCACCAGTTATCCAGAAGGATTAGTTCGAGGCCAACCCGGAGGCTTTGTCTGTTCTCAAGAATACGCCCGACATGCCGACGAGCTTCTTAATTTCCAACCCAGGGGCGATGATGTTTGGATCGTTACTTTCCCGAAATGcg gAACTACCTGGACACAGGAATTGGTATGGATGGTGATGAACGGATGCGACAAGGAAGCTGGCAAACAACCTCTGAATATTCGTTCTCCTTTCTTAGA ATTCCCTTATCTAGCTTCCacaaaaatgcaaaacaatTCATCGCAAATGACGAAAATGATTTCTGTCGAAATGGTTGAGAAGATGCCGTCGCCTCGAGTCATCAAAACGCACCTGCCATTATACCTGCTGCACCCGAATTTACTCGATACCAGCAAG GTGGTTTACGTGGTGCGCAATCCAAAGGACGTcattgtttctttcttctacCACCACAAGCTCATAAAAATACATCAATACAACGGAACGATGGATGAGTTTGCCCAGTATTTTATGGATGACGAAC TCTTTTATTCGCCGTTTTTCCCGCACGCATTGGAAGCGTGGGCTCGCCGAAGCCATCCCAATATGCTCTTCCTTTTCTACGAGGATATGAAACGA AATCTGAGAGGTGAAATCGAACGAGTTGCTAATTTCCTCGGCAAAACTTTAACGGAGCAACAGATGACTGCACTTGTTGAGCATTTGGGCTTTGAGAATTTCGCGAAGAATGAATCGGTTAATTTCGAAGTCGGTAAAGATTTAGGTTTCATGAACACAGAAGGTCGTTTCATCCGAAAAG GAGAAACGGGAGATTGGAAAAATCATTTTAGTGCCGAACTCAACGATCGCGTTGATAAATGGATTGAGAAAAATCTCGAAGGAactgatttgaaatttgttacTGAATTCAAATGA